The Gammaproteobacteria bacterium DNA window AACTGCTCGCGGCGCGTGCGCTTCTTCTTCGCATCGTAGGCCAAGCCCGCAAAGGTCGTCTGCTTCATCACGCTCTATCCTCCAGATGCCTTGGCCCGATCATAGCAAAGACTTGTTCAGAGATTCCTTAGTTGATTGATTTCATTTTTATCTTTATGGCCGTCAAAATCGACGAGACTTGTGACGCTTCGCCGCCGCGCTAAACTGGCAGGCACAAAATTGTCCATCCGTGGCCAGTCCATGCATCCAGGCAAACGTTCACAGGGCACTTATCCAATCCCGGCTCACACGGGTTTCGTGGGAAACCTCGCATAAAGCAGAGACTCTTAGAATGCCACCTGCGCGCGCAGTTGAAAGATGCTCGGTTCGTCGCTGACGCCCTGGCGCTGGTGGTCGATGACCTCAATGTAGTTGGCGGAGAAGCGCAGGTAGTAATTCGGATACCAGTTGAGTGCGACGCCGACATTGTCTTGCTTGCCGCCGTCGATGCCGCCGTCGGTCAGGTCGATGGTGCTGTAGCGCAGCGCCACCTGCCAGGCGCCGCCCGGGCCTTCCGGCGTCACGCGCTTCCAGCGGCCTTCTTCCGGACTGTAAGGCCGCGACTCGCCGGTGAGGAAGTAACCGCCTTCCACGTACCAGCCATCGAAGTCGGCGTCCGCGACGTCACTGCTGACGTCGGCCAGCATACATTCCGCCTGCGCGTGGAACGGGCCTGACACGCCGGCCGCTTCCAGCCCATAGGTCTTCACGTCTTCCACGCCCGGAATGACGTCGGTATCGACCAGTCGCACGTCGGTAACGTTAGATTCCGGGCGCGCGCGAAAGCGCGTGTCCTCGCCCTGACTGGGATCGCGCCAGTTGATCGCCGCGCCCAGGTGCACGACTTGCGTTTCCGTGAGTACCGGCGCGTAAGTCACGCGCGCCGCCGCGCCGAAGCCGCTGTCGGCCTCGTTGCCGTCGTCGTCTTCACCAGCGTCGCCCGCGGCGGTCTCGCCGAACACGCCCGCGTTCGCGCTGAAATTATCGCCGCCGTAGCCCGCGCCCGCGCCAATGCGCCGGCTGGGGAAGACGAAGCTGTCGTGTGTCAGCGCGCGCTCCATAAAGGTGATGTCGTTGGCGCTGGTCATGTTGTCCAGCGAAAACGGCTGCTTGAAATGCCCGGCGGTGATCGTTACCGGATCGAAGCCGAGGTATTGAATGTAGACATCCGCCAGTGCCACGCCTTCGTCAGCGAAGTCCAGTTCGGTCTTGAATCCCCAGTCCTGATAAAAAGTGCCCTGCGCGCCGATACGCGCGCGGCGGAACTCCGTACCGCTGCCCAACGCCGCGACGTCCTGGTCGTAGAACGCCGCGTCCGCCTGGATGCGTCCCAGGATGCCGAAGGTGAAATTCCCGTCGGCCGTTTCGAAGTTAAGCCCGCCCTCGTTCTCGAAAATCGCGCCCTCCTGCGCCTGCGCGCAAGGCACGGCGGCGAGCGCCAGACCGATCGCAAGGGCGCCTGTGAAAGTGGCATGACGCATACGGATATCTCCGTTATTGTTGTCCTGAACCGTGAGTTAGCGGCCCAACAAGGAATCGCGCGGCATCACGCGCCCGGCTCGTTGGCATTGGGATAGAACAACTGCTTGCCCTTGAGCTTGTAGGACGCGATCGCCTTCTGGCCCTTCGGGGAAATCAGCCAGTCGATGAACGCCTGCCCTGCTTTCGCCTTGACGTGCGGATGTTTTTCGGGATTGACCAGAATCACGCTGTATTGGTTATACAACTCCGGGTCGCCCGCCACGAGCACCTTGAGATTCTGCCGGTTATTGAAGCTGATCCAGGTGCCGCGGTCGGCCAGGGTGTAAGCATCCATGCCCGCCGCCGTGTTCAAGGTCGGGCCCATGCCCTGACCTAAAGATCGATACCAGGTGCCGCTCGCCGCCTCGACATCCACGTCGGCCGCCTCCCATATCTCCAGCTCTTTCTGATGGGTGCCGCTGTCATCGCCGCGCGAGGCGAACGCTGCTTCCGCGTCCGCAATTTTATCGAAGGCGTCGGTGGCGCTCTTTCCGCCCTCAATCTTCGCCGGATCCGACTTCGGACCCACGATAATGAAATCGTTGTACATCACCGGGAAGCGCTTCACGCCATGCCCGGCGGCGACAAATGCCTCTTCATCCGGCTTGTAGTGGACAAACAGCACATCGGCATCCCCCCGCTCAGCAATGCCGATCGCCTCGCCGGTGCCCACCGCGACCACGCGCACGTCCACGCCGGTCTTCTTCTCAAACTTCGGCAGCAGGTCGTCGAACAGGCCGGAGTCCTGCGTGGACGTGGTCGACGCCACAACAATGAATGGTTGTGTGGCGCTCGCGGCAGTGCAGACGGACACTGCCAACGCCAGGCCCAGCATTCGCGTGGAAGTAAATGACTTGAACGACATGTGGCGGCTCCTGTGCGATGTGTTTTTATACGCTTGCATTATGTTTGTTTTTCTGTTTACGTCAATGACGTATTGCGTGCAATAAAACATGTATTGCATGCATAAGAAAATTAATGCGGCGACGCAGCACGCCAATGGGTAGACTAAGCGCTCGTCCAACTAAACCTTAACGGGGAATCACGCCATGCAAATTAGCGCGCGCAATAACCTCAAAGGCAGGGTCACGCAGGTTTCACACGGGGCGGTCAACAGCGAAATCACAGTGGAGCTGCCCGGTGGTGCGGAACTGGTTTCCATCATCACCAAAGCTTCTGCAGAACGGCTCGGTCTCGCCGTGGGCAAGCAAGTTTACGTAATCGTCAAGGCCAGCGACGTGATGATCGCGACCGACTGAACCGCGATGCACGCGCCTGCCGCACGCCCTTCAGCCGGCATCGGGTGGCGCGCCGTCGAAGAACACCGACCATTGTGCATGCCAGCACGCAATGCTCGCTGCATGCCGCCACGAAGCTCAGATCGACACGCGCCGCCGCGGCCTGAATGCCGAGAGCGACATCGGCGGCTTCGCCTGCCACATGAGTGACTCCTTCGCGTCGTAACGCCCTAGCCTTTGCAGTTCCACCCCCGCCAGTCTCAGCCCCTCGAACGCCAGCCACGTACCCGATCCCGTCATGCGGCTGATGAAATGCAGCCACGACCCACCTAACATTCAACCTCGAACGCAGCCGCCGCGGTGGTGCGTGCACTTGAGCAGTTTGCTTGCAATTGCCAGAAGGAAGCGAGGATCACGCGTAGTCGAAAATGCTGGTCCTGAGGTGCTGGCCGACTGCCGCTGGATCGCAAGCGCGTAACGACAACGCCGATCCGCTGCACGACTGACGGACAACATCGGAATTGGGCCTTTTTTGGCACGGAATCGAAGCGGATTGCCCAAAATAGGTGTAAATCGGAGTAAGGTGAACGAATCCGGCCACGGTATTGACAATCGCAGCATCACGAGGCTAAAAACTCAATACCGCCGTCGCGCCTCGCGGCCCCGGCATTGGCACGCCGTCGTGGTTCCGACCCTGGCAGGATCGCGGACAAAAAACGCAGCATAAAACGCAAGCGTGAAATCACGCAGGAGTTTTCATCCATGAGCGCAGTAGTAAAAGAGAATTTCGAACTTAGTTCACCCGTCACACAGTTTATCGGGCGACCCCGCGAGCTGTTCATCGACGGCAAATGGGTGCCGGCCCAATCCGGCAAGACCTTTCCGGTTGAAAATCCAGCTACCGGTGAAGAGATCGCGCAGGTCGCCGAGGGCGATAAGGCCGATATCGACGTGGCGGTCAAAGCCGCCAGACGCGCTTACGAAAGCGGTGCCTGGCCCAGCATGACACCGTCTGCGCGCGGACGATTGATCCACAGAATCGGCGATTTAATCCTGGAACACCTGGACGAATTCGCCGAGCTGGAGTCGCTGGACAACGGCAAGCCTGTGTCGGTAGCACGGGCAGCGGACGTGCCGCTTGCCGCCGACATGTTTCATTACATGTCTGGGTGGTGCACAAAGCGGCACGGCGATCTGCTTCCCCTTTCGGTGCTGTATACGCCGGGCGTGCAATACCACTCCTATACTCGACCGGAGCCGGTCGGCGTGGTCGGTCAGATCGTACCGTGGAACTTTCCCCTGCTGATGGCCGTATGGAAACTGGCCCCGGCGCTAGCCTGCGGCTGCACTGTTGTGATCAAGGTCGCCGAGGAAACGCCGCTCAGCGCGTTGCGTTTAGGCGAGATCATGCAGGAGGCAGGACTGCCAAACGGCGTGGTCAACATCA harbors:
- a CDS encoding porin, with amino-acid sequence MRHATFTGALAIGLALAAVPCAQAQEGAIFENEGGLNFETADGNFTFGILGRIQADAAFYDQDVAALGSGTEFRRARIGAQGTFYQDWGFKTELDFADEGVALADVYIQYLGFDPVTITAGHFKQPFSLDNMTSANDITFMERALTHDSFVFPSRRIGAGAGYGGDNFSANAGVFGETAAGDAGEDDDGNEADSGFGAAARVTYAPVLTETQVVHLGAAINWRDPSQGEDTRFRARPESNVTDVRLVDTDVIPGVEDVKTYGLEAAGVSGPFHAQAECMLADVSSDVADADFDGWYVEGGYFLTGESRPYSPEEGRWKRVTPEGPGGAWQVALRYSTIDLTDGGIDGGKQDNVGVALNWYPNYYLRFSANYIEVIDHQRQGVSDEPSIFQLRAQVAF
- a CDS encoding aldehyde dehydrogenase family protein gives rise to the protein MSAVVKENFELSSPVTQFIGRPRELFIDGKWVPAQSGKTFPVENPATGEEIAQVAEGDKADIDVAVKAARRAYESGAWPSMTPSARGRLIHRIGDLILEHLDEFAELESLDNGKPVSVARAADVPLAADMFHYMSGWCTKRHGDLLPLSVLYTPGVQYHSYTRPEPVGVVGQIVPWNFPLLMAVWKLAPALACGCTVVIKVAEETPLSALRLGEIMQEAGLPNGVVNIITGFGETAGAALAAHTGIDKIAFTGSTEVGRMIVKAAANDLKKVSLELGGKSPNIVLSDADMDVAIPGALNAIFFNQGECCAAGSRLFVDQKVFDQVVEGVAEQAKQIKMGPGLDPTTQLGPMVSDAQFTRVSGLVDSGAAEGARALSGGKKREGKGYFIEPTIFVDTKPG
- a CDS encoding extracellular solute-binding protein, with the protein product MSFKSFTSTRMLGLALAVSVCTAASATQPFIVVASTTSTQDSGLFDDLLPKFEKKTGVDVRVVAVGTGEAIGIAERGDADVLFVHYKPDEEAFVAAGHGVKRFPVMYNDFIIVGPKSDPAKIEGGKSATDAFDKIADAEAAFASRGDDSGTHQKELEIWEAADVDVEAASGTWYRSLGQGMGPTLNTAAGMDAYTLADRGTWISFNNRQNLKVLVAGDPELYNQYSVILVNPEKHPHVKAKAGQAFIDWLISPKGQKAIASYKLKGKQLFYPNANEPGA
- a CDS encoding TOBE domain-containing protein, with product MQISARNNLKGRVTQVSHGAVNSEITVELPGGAELVSIITKASAERLGLAVGKQVYVIVKASDVMIATD